In Penaeus monodon isolate SGIC_2016 chromosome 8, NSTDA_Pmon_1, whole genome shotgun sequence, one DNA window encodes the following:
- the LOC119576423 gene encoding uncharacterized protein LOC119576423 isoform X4 translates to MVKLTEDMVVARSKGSDLHNVRKLNCWGSELSDVSVVRKLPNVEVLSLSVNQIQTLADFQYCPNLQELYIRKNSISDINEVLYLRQLPKLKSLWLADNPCADFEKYRHTVLRALPHLQKLDNVAVDSEEVQQAMVCGMALPISDSPMAQREEREMPRSSSMGESLRSEGGSSLSDCSPPSSERRYSQTTTPTRSNQQDVYGQSLDDGYEYSQAVYDEDDEQPVARRTSYSQYQQSDPERRISQMSHYSNQDTSPQSPSRRSSQIVTEADSSDSRGYIRSPESRTHNADYEYDSRNANYLSREDTAPSRRPGQEQYRDQRWSEVEERERGYSRGDGYGYASPPSEVRQSPVGYEQRISQDPRYEPRTQSRQSENGLVQQHYDNTYRRVEQQVETASRSSAMERPSPTKPYPARPKTRNANVLSAVLCLIKELDYSSLEVVEMAVRCRMEELDD, encoded by the exons ATGGTGAAGCTGACAGAGGACATGGTGGTGGCGAGGTCCAAGGGCTCGGACCTGCATAACGTGAGGAAGCTAAATTGCTG gggCAGTGAATTATCAGATGTGTCCGTCGTGAGAAAATTACCCAACGTTGAAGTTCTTTCCCTGAG TGTGAACCAGATCCAGACGCTGGCAGACTTCCAGTATTGCCCCAACCTGCAAGAGCTGTACATCCGCAAGAACAGCATCAGTGACATCAACGAGGTGCTGTACCTCCGTCAGCTTCCCAAACTGAAGAGCTTGTGGCTGGCCGACAATCCCTGCGCGGATTTTGAGAA GTACCGCCACACGGTGTTACGCGCTTTGCCACACCTTCAGAAGCTGGACAATGTTGCAGTGGATTCAGAAGAGGTCCAGCAGGCAATGGTCTGTGGTATGGCCCTCCCCATCTCTGACTCACCAATGGCACAGAG AGAGGAGCGGGAAATGCCAAGGTCGAGCAGCATGGGGGAGTCTCTGCGCAGCGAAGGGGGCAGCAGCCTCTCGGACTGCTCGCCTCCGTCCTCCGAGCGCCGCTACTCACAAACCACAACCCCAACGCGGTCCAATCAACAG GATGTCTATGGGCAGTCCTTGGATGACGGCTATGAATACTCTCAGGCTGTTTATGACGAAGATGACGAACAGCCAGTCGCCCGACGCACCAGCTACTCACAGTACCAGCAGAGCGACCCAGAGAGGAGGATCTCGCAGATGTCACACTACTCCAACCAGGACACCTCCCCGCAG AGCCCATCACGGCGTAGCAGCCAGATTGTCACAGAAGCCGATTCGTCTGACTCACGAGGGTATATACGCTCACCTGAATCACGCACTCACAATGCTGACTATGAGTACGACTCACGCAATGCTAACTATCTGAGCCGGGAAGACACGGCGCCCAG CCGCCGTCCGGGTCAGGAACAGTACCGCGATCAGAGATGG AGTGAAGttgaagagagggagcgaggataCAGTCGTGGGGACGGGTATGGATACGCTTCCCCGCCCAGCGAGGTGCGTCAGTCCCCTGTTGGCTATGAGCAGAGGATTTCCCAAGACCCTCGATATGAACCCAGAACTCAGAGCAGG CAAAGTGAGAATGGCTTGGTGCAGCAGCACTACGACAACACGTACCGCCGAGTGGAACAGCAGGTGGAAACAGCTTCGCGCTCATCAGCCATGGAGCGCCCCTCACCCACTAAGCCTTACCCAGCAAGGCCAAAAACAAGG AATGCCAATGTCTTGTCAGCTGTGCTCTGCTTGATCAAAGAGCTGGACTACTCGAGCCTGGAGGTTGTAGAAATGGCTGTGCGCTGCAGGATGGAGGAACTCGATGACTGA
- the LOC119576423 gene encoding uncharacterized protein LOC119576423 isoform X3, producing the protein MVKLTEDMVVARSKGSDLHNVRKLNCWGSELSDVSVVRKLPNVEVLSLSVNQIQTLADFQYCPNLQELYIRKNSISDINEVLYLRQLPKLKSLWLADNPCADFEKYRHTVLRALPHLQKLDNVAVDSEEVQQAMVCGMALPISDSPMAQREEREMPRSSSMGESLRSEGGSSLSDCSPPSSERRYSQTTTPTRSNQQAVYDEDDEQPVARRTSYSQYQQSDPERRISQMSHYSNQDTSPQQGSSGYYSSSSSSNGYHRGEADSSDRLRRTSYSSTQSPSRRSSQIVTEADSSDSRGYIRSPESRTHNADYEYDSRNANYLSREDTAPSRRPGQEQYRDQRWSEVEERERGYSRGDGYGYASPPSEVRQSPVGYEQRISQDPRYEPRTQSRQSENGLVQQHYDNTYRRVEQQVETASRSSAMERPSPTKPYPARPKTRNANVLSAVLCLIKELDYSSLEVVEMAVRCRMEELDD; encoded by the exons ATGGTGAAGCTGACAGAGGACATGGTGGTGGCGAGGTCCAAGGGCTCGGACCTGCATAACGTGAGGAAGCTAAATTGCTG gggCAGTGAATTATCAGATGTGTCCGTCGTGAGAAAATTACCCAACGTTGAAGTTCTTTCCCTGAG TGTGAACCAGATCCAGACGCTGGCAGACTTCCAGTATTGCCCCAACCTGCAAGAGCTGTACATCCGCAAGAACAGCATCAGTGACATCAACGAGGTGCTGTACCTCCGTCAGCTTCCCAAACTGAAGAGCTTGTGGCTGGCCGACAATCCCTGCGCGGATTTTGAGAA GTACCGCCACACGGTGTTACGCGCTTTGCCACACCTTCAGAAGCTGGACAATGTTGCAGTGGATTCAGAAGAGGTCCAGCAGGCAATGGTCTGTGGTATGGCCCTCCCCATCTCTGACTCACCAATGGCACAGAG AGAGGAGCGGGAAATGCCAAGGTCGAGCAGCATGGGGGAGTCTCTGCGCAGCGAAGGGGGCAGCAGCCTCTCGGACTGCTCGCCTCCGTCCTCCGAGCGCCGCTACTCACAAACCACAACCCCAACGCGGTCCAATCAACAG GCTGTTTATGACGAAGATGACGAACAGCCAGTCGCCCGACGCACCAGCTACTCACAGTACCAGCAGAGCGACCCAGAGAGGAGGATCTCGCAGATGTCACACTACTCCAACCAGGACACCTCCCCGCAG CAGGGATCTAGTGGGTactacagcagcagcagcagctcgaATGGCTACCACCGCGGAGAGGCAGACAGCTCGGATCGACTGCGCAGGACGTCGTACTCTTCCACACAG AGCCCATCACGGCGTAGCAGCCAGATTGTCACAGAAGCCGATTCGTCTGACTCACGAGGGTATATACGCTCACCTGAATCACGCACTCACAATGCTGACTATGAGTACGACTCACGCAATGCTAACTATCTGAGCCGGGAAGACACGGCGCCCAG CCGCCGTCCGGGTCAGGAACAGTACCGCGATCAGAGATGG AGTGAAGttgaagagagggagcgaggataCAGTCGTGGGGACGGGTATGGATACGCTTCCCCGCCCAGCGAGGTGCGTCAGTCCCCTGTTGGCTATGAGCAGAGGATTTCCCAAGACCCTCGATATGAACCCAGAACTCAGAGCAGG CAAAGTGAGAATGGCTTGGTGCAGCAGCACTACGACAACACGTACCGCCGAGTGGAACAGCAGGTGGAAACAGCTTCGCGCTCATCAGCCATGGAGCGCCCCTCACCCACTAAGCCTTACCCAGCAAGGCCAAAAACAAGG AATGCCAATGTCTTGTCAGCTGTGCTCTGCTTGATCAAAGAGCTGGACTACTCGAGCCTGGAGGTTGTAGAAATGGCTGTGCGCTGCAGGATGGAGGAACTCGATGACTGA
- the LOC119576423 gene encoding uncharacterized protein LOC119576423 isoform X2, whose protein sequence is MVKLTEDMVVARSKGSDLHNVRKLNCWGSELSDVSVVRKLPNVEVLSLSVNQIQTLADFQYCPNLQELYIRKNSISDINEVLYLRQLPKLKSLWLADNPCADFEKYRHTVLRALPHLQKLDNVAVDSEEVQQAMVCGMALPISDSPMAQREEREMPRSSSMGESLRSEGGSSLSDCSPPSSERRYSQTTTPTRSNQQDVYGQSLDDGYEYSQAVYDEDDEQPVARRTSYSQYQQSDPERRISQMSHYSNQDTSPQGSSGYYSSSSSSNGYHRGEADSSDRLRRTSYSSTQSPSRRSSQIVTEADSSDSRGYIRSPESRTHNADYEYDSRNANYLSREDTAPSRRPGQEQYRDQRWSEVEERERGYSRGDGYGYASPPSEVRQSPVGYEQRISQDPRYEPRTQSRQSENGLVQQHYDNTYRRVEQQVETASRSSAMERPSPTKPYPARPKTRNANVLSAVLCLIKELDYSSLEVVEMAVRCRMEELDD, encoded by the exons ATGGTGAAGCTGACAGAGGACATGGTGGTGGCGAGGTCCAAGGGCTCGGACCTGCATAACGTGAGGAAGCTAAATTGCTG gggCAGTGAATTATCAGATGTGTCCGTCGTGAGAAAATTACCCAACGTTGAAGTTCTTTCCCTGAG TGTGAACCAGATCCAGACGCTGGCAGACTTCCAGTATTGCCCCAACCTGCAAGAGCTGTACATCCGCAAGAACAGCATCAGTGACATCAACGAGGTGCTGTACCTCCGTCAGCTTCCCAAACTGAAGAGCTTGTGGCTGGCCGACAATCCCTGCGCGGATTTTGAGAA GTACCGCCACACGGTGTTACGCGCTTTGCCACACCTTCAGAAGCTGGACAATGTTGCAGTGGATTCAGAAGAGGTCCAGCAGGCAATGGTCTGTGGTATGGCCCTCCCCATCTCTGACTCACCAATGGCACAGAG AGAGGAGCGGGAAATGCCAAGGTCGAGCAGCATGGGGGAGTCTCTGCGCAGCGAAGGGGGCAGCAGCCTCTCGGACTGCTCGCCTCCGTCCTCCGAGCGCCGCTACTCACAAACCACAACCCCAACGCGGTCCAATCAACAG GATGTCTATGGGCAGTCCTTGGATGACGGCTATGAATACTCTCAGGCTGTTTATGACGAAGATGACGAACAGCCAGTCGCCCGACGCACCAGCTACTCACAGTACCAGCAGAGCGACCCAGAGAGGAGGATCTCGCAGATGTCACACTACTCCAACCAGGACACCTCCCCGCAG GGATCTAGTGGGTactacagcagcagcagcagctcgaATGGCTACCACCGCGGAGAGGCAGACAGCTCGGATCGACTGCGCAGGACGTCGTACTCTTCCACACAG AGCCCATCACGGCGTAGCAGCCAGATTGTCACAGAAGCCGATTCGTCTGACTCACGAGGGTATATACGCTCACCTGAATCACGCACTCACAATGCTGACTATGAGTACGACTCACGCAATGCTAACTATCTGAGCCGGGAAGACACGGCGCCCAG CCGCCGTCCGGGTCAGGAACAGTACCGCGATCAGAGATGG AGTGAAGttgaagagagggagcgaggataCAGTCGTGGGGACGGGTATGGATACGCTTCCCCGCCCAGCGAGGTGCGTCAGTCCCCTGTTGGCTATGAGCAGAGGATTTCCCAAGACCCTCGATATGAACCCAGAACTCAGAGCAGG CAAAGTGAGAATGGCTTGGTGCAGCAGCACTACGACAACACGTACCGCCGAGTGGAACAGCAGGTGGAAACAGCTTCGCGCTCATCAGCCATGGAGCGCCCCTCACCCACTAAGCCTTACCCAGCAAGGCCAAAAACAAGG AATGCCAATGTCTTGTCAGCTGTGCTCTGCTTGATCAAAGAGCTGGACTACTCGAGCCTGGAGGTTGTAGAAATGGCTGTGCGCTGCAGGATGGAGGAACTCGATGACTGA
- the LOC119576423 gene encoding uncharacterized protein LOC119576423 isoform X1 has product MVKLTEDMVVARSKGSDLHNVRKLNCWGSELSDVSVVRKLPNVEVLSLSVNQIQTLADFQYCPNLQELYIRKNSISDINEVLYLRQLPKLKSLWLADNPCADFEKYRHTVLRALPHLQKLDNVAVDSEEVQQAMVCGMALPISDSPMAQREEREMPRSSSMGESLRSEGGSSLSDCSPPSSERRYSQTTTPTRSNQQDVYGQSLDDGYEYSQAVYDEDDEQPVARRTSYSQYQQSDPERRISQMSHYSNQDTSPQQGSSGYYSSSSSSNGYHRGEADSSDRLRRTSYSSTQSPSRRSSQIVTEADSSDSRGYIRSPESRTHNADYEYDSRNANYLSREDTAPSRRPGQEQYRDQRWSEVEERERGYSRGDGYGYASPPSEVRQSPVGYEQRISQDPRYEPRTQSRQSENGLVQQHYDNTYRRVEQQVETASRSSAMERPSPTKPYPARPKTRNANVLSAVLCLIKELDYSSLEVVEMAVRCRMEELDD; this is encoded by the exons ATGGTGAAGCTGACAGAGGACATGGTGGTGGCGAGGTCCAAGGGCTCGGACCTGCATAACGTGAGGAAGCTAAATTGCTG gggCAGTGAATTATCAGATGTGTCCGTCGTGAGAAAATTACCCAACGTTGAAGTTCTTTCCCTGAG TGTGAACCAGATCCAGACGCTGGCAGACTTCCAGTATTGCCCCAACCTGCAAGAGCTGTACATCCGCAAGAACAGCATCAGTGACATCAACGAGGTGCTGTACCTCCGTCAGCTTCCCAAACTGAAGAGCTTGTGGCTGGCCGACAATCCCTGCGCGGATTTTGAGAA GTACCGCCACACGGTGTTACGCGCTTTGCCACACCTTCAGAAGCTGGACAATGTTGCAGTGGATTCAGAAGAGGTCCAGCAGGCAATGGTCTGTGGTATGGCCCTCCCCATCTCTGACTCACCAATGGCACAGAG AGAGGAGCGGGAAATGCCAAGGTCGAGCAGCATGGGGGAGTCTCTGCGCAGCGAAGGGGGCAGCAGCCTCTCGGACTGCTCGCCTCCGTCCTCCGAGCGCCGCTACTCACAAACCACAACCCCAACGCGGTCCAATCAACAG GATGTCTATGGGCAGTCCTTGGATGACGGCTATGAATACTCTCAGGCTGTTTATGACGAAGATGACGAACAGCCAGTCGCCCGACGCACCAGCTACTCACAGTACCAGCAGAGCGACCCAGAGAGGAGGATCTCGCAGATGTCACACTACTCCAACCAGGACACCTCCCCGCAG CAGGGATCTAGTGGGTactacagcagcagcagcagctcgaATGGCTACCACCGCGGAGAGGCAGACAGCTCGGATCGACTGCGCAGGACGTCGTACTCTTCCACACAG AGCCCATCACGGCGTAGCAGCCAGATTGTCACAGAAGCCGATTCGTCTGACTCACGAGGGTATATACGCTCACCTGAATCACGCACTCACAATGCTGACTATGAGTACGACTCACGCAATGCTAACTATCTGAGCCGGGAAGACACGGCGCCCAG CCGCCGTCCGGGTCAGGAACAGTACCGCGATCAGAGATGG AGTGAAGttgaagagagggagcgaggataCAGTCGTGGGGACGGGTATGGATACGCTTCCCCGCCCAGCGAGGTGCGTCAGTCCCCTGTTGGCTATGAGCAGAGGATTTCCCAAGACCCTCGATATGAACCCAGAACTCAGAGCAGG CAAAGTGAGAATGGCTTGGTGCAGCAGCACTACGACAACACGTACCGCCGAGTGGAACAGCAGGTGGAAACAGCTTCGCGCTCATCAGCCATGGAGCGCCCCTCACCCACTAAGCCTTACCCAGCAAGGCCAAAAACAAGG AATGCCAATGTCTTGTCAGCTGTGCTCTGCTTGATCAAAGAGCTGGACTACTCGAGCCTGGAGGTTGTAGAAATGGCTGTGCGCTGCAGGATGGAGGAACTCGATGACTGA
- the LOC119576423 gene encoding serine/arginine repetitive matrix protein 2-like isoform X5, translated as MVKLTEDMVVARSKGSDLHNVRKLNCWGSELSDVSVVRKLPNVEVLSLSVNQIQTLADFQYCPNLQELYIRKNSISDINEVLYLRQLPKLKSLWLADNPCADFEKYRHTVLRALPHLQKLDNVAVDSEEVQQAMVCGMALPISDSPMAQREEREMPRSSSMGESLRSEGGSSLSDCSPPSSERRYSQTTTPTRSNQQAVYDEDDEQPVARRTSYSQYQQSDPERRISQMSHYSNQDTSPQSPSRRSSQIVTEADSSDSRGYIRSPESRTHNADYEYDSRNANYLSREDTAPSRRPGQEQYRDQRWSEVEERERGYSRGDGYGYASPPSEVRQSPVGYEQRISQDPRYEPRTQSRQSENGLVQQHYDNTYRRVEQQVETASRSSAMERPSPTKPYPARPKTRNANVLSAVLCLIKELDYSSLEVVEMAVRCRMEELDD; from the exons ATGGTGAAGCTGACAGAGGACATGGTGGTGGCGAGGTCCAAGGGCTCGGACCTGCATAACGTGAGGAAGCTAAATTGCTG gggCAGTGAATTATCAGATGTGTCCGTCGTGAGAAAATTACCCAACGTTGAAGTTCTTTCCCTGAG TGTGAACCAGATCCAGACGCTGGCAGACTTCCAGTATTGCCCCAACCTGCAAGAGCTGTACATCCGCAAGAACAGCATCAGTGACATCAACGAGGTGCTGTACCTCCGTCAGCTTCCCAAACTGAAGAGCTTGTGGCTGGCCGACAATCCCTGCGCGGATTTTGAGAA GTACCGCCACACGGTGTTACGCGCTTTGCCACACCTTCAGAAGCTGGACAATGTTGCAGTGGATTCAGAAGAGGTCCAGCAGGCAATGGTCTGTGGTATGGCCCTCCCCATCTCTGACTCACCAATGGCACAGAG AGAGGAGCGGGAAATGCCAAGGTCGAGCAGCATGGGGGAGTCTCTGCGCAGCGAAGGGGGCAGCAGCCTCTCGGACTGCTCGCCTCCGTCCTCCGAGCGCCGCTACTCACAAACCACAACCCCAACGCGGTCCAATCAACAG GCTGTTTATGACGAAGATGACGAACAGCCAGTCGCCCGACGCACCAGCTACTCACAGTACCAGCAGAGCGACCCAGAGAGGAGGATCTCGCAGATGTCACACTACTCCAACCAGGACACCTCCCCGCAG AGCCCATCACGGCGTAGCAGCCAGATTGTCACAGAAGCCGATTCGTCTGACTCACGAGGGTATATACGCTCACCTGAATCACGCACTCACAATGCTGACTATGAGTACGACTCACGCAATGCTAACTATCTGAGCCGGGAAGACACGGCGCCCAG CCGCCGTCCGGGTCAGGAACAGTACCGCGATCAGAGATGG AGTGAAGttgaagagagggagcgaggataCAGTCGTGGGGACGGGTATGGATACGCTTCCCCGCCCAGCGAGGTGCGTCAGTCCCCTGTTGGCTATGAGCAGAGGATTTCCCAAGACCCTCGATATGAACCCAGAACTCAGAGCAGG CAAAGTGAGAATGGCTTGGTGCAGCAGCACTACGACAACACGTACCGCCGAGTGGAACAGCAGGTGGAAACAGCTTCGCGCTCATCAGCCATGGAGCGCCCCTCACCCACTAAGCCTTACCCAGCAAGGCCAAAAACAAGG AATGCCAATGTCTTGTCAGCTGTGCTCTGCTTGATCAAAGAGCTGGACTACTCGAGCCTGGAGGTTGTAGAAATGGCTGTGCGCTGCAGGATGGAGGAACTCGATGACTGA